The following proteins are encoded in a genomic region of Streptococcus gwangjuense:
- a CDS encoding ATP-binding cassette domain-containing protein, which translates to MGLELRAIQSPIFSEPLDFTFHAQAFTLLVGSSGSGKSSLFQMIAQVSSLPYRGQVLINGSEVSQLSIIERVQTVGILFQNPNHQFTMENLFEELIFTLENIGHPVQEIDSKITEVVQQCRCKAILHRPIHHLSGGEKQKAALAVLFAMNPRVYLLDEPFASIDRKSRIEILEILKELVFSGKTVILCDHDLTDYEAYIDHMVELRDGQLREVFQIPSSEMTQVASKEVASSPELFHMDRMTCELDKRSLFSIADFTFYQGISCILGDNGVGKSTLFRSILQFQKYKGRISWKSSVLKKKKSLYRDLTGVVQEAEKQFIRVGLREELQLDGPDSERNQRILQALRYFNLEQALDKSPYQLSGGQQKILQLLTILTIKASVILLDEPFAGLDDRACHYFCQWIVEERNQGRSFLIISHRLDPLISVVDYWIEMSSQGLSHVKEVTITKPLTSQSSNTQGEVR; encoded by the coding sequence ATGGGGCTGGAACTACGAGCGATTCAGTCCCCAATCTTCTCTGAGCCGCTTGATTTTACTTTTCATGCGCAAGCCTTTACCTTGTTAGTTGGGAGCAGTGGTTCAGGAAAATCCAGTCTCTTTCAAATGATTGCCCAAGTCAGTTCTCTTCCCTATAGGGGTCAAGTCCTGATAAATGGGAGCGAGGTCAGTCAGCTTTCTATCATCGAACGTGTCCAGACGGTTGGTATTCTCTTTCAAAATCCCAATCATCAATTTACTATGGAGAACTTGTTTGAGGAGCTCATTTTTACCTTGGAAAATATTGGGCATCCCGTTCAGGAAATTGATTCTAAAATAACAGAGGTTGTCCAGCAATGTCGCTGCAAGGCGATTTTGCACCGTCCCATTCATCACTTATCAGGTGGGGAAAAGCAAAAGGCTGCTTTGGCTGTTCTCTTTGCTATGAATCCTAGGGTCTATCTCTTGGATGAGCCCTTCGCTTCCATTGACCGCAAGAGCAGGATAGAGATCTTGGAGATTCTAAAAGAATTGGTCTTTAGTGGGAAGACAGTCATCCTGTGCGACCATGATTTAACGGACTATGAAGCCTATATCGACCATATGGTGGAGCTAAGAGATGGCCAACTAAGGGAAGTGTTTCAAATCCCTTCCTCTGAGATGACACAGGTTGCTTCAAAGGAAGTTGCTTCTAGCCCAGAACTATTCCATATGGATCGAATGACTTGTGAGCTGGATAAGCGCTCCCTCTTTTCGATTGCTGATTTTACATTTTACCAAGGGATTTCCTGTATCTTGGGTGATAATGGTGTCGGGAAATCCACCCTCTTTCGCTCCATTCTTCAATTTCAAAAGTATAAGGGACGCATTAGCTGGAAGAGTTCGGTCCTGAAAAAGAAAAAGAGTTTGTATCGTGACCTGACGGGTGTTGTTCAGGAAGCTGAGAAGCAGTTTATCAGAGTCGGTCTGCGAGAAGAGCTTCAATTAGATGGACCTGATTCTGAAAGAAATCAGCGAATTCTTCAAGCTTTACGGTATTTTAATCTGGAGCAGGCACTCGATAAGAGTCCCTATCAATTAAGTGGTGGTCAGCAAAAGATTCTTCAGCTCTTGACCATCTTGACTATCAAGGCTTCTGTGATCTTGCTAGATGAACCTTTTGCAGGTTTGGATGATAGAGCTTGCCATTATTTTTGTCAGTGGATTGTGGAGGAGAGAAATCAAGGAAGAAGTTTTCTGATCATTAGCCATCGTTTAGATCCCTTGATCTCTGTGGTTGATTATTGGATTGAGATGTCTAGTCAGGGGCTCAGTCATGTGAAAGAAGTGACAATTACCAAACCACTCACATCTCAGAGTAGCAATACTCAAGGGGAGGTGAGATAG
- a CDS encoding energy-coupling factor transporter transmembrane component T, which translates to MVKVATQTPIISLFLLVLSLETSFIPSIALNLSVVAFCILFMLYYRRFKVLAWMILLAILPSLANYWAVQLHGDASQAVMLGTRAFVTVCIGLVFVSSISLKELLLYLAQKGLSRSWAYALIVVFNSSPLIQQEIKSLKEACLLRGQELHFWSPLIYSKVLMTVFRWRHLYLRALSAHGYDEHAQVENRYRTFYIPQRTIFIYLLFFLLLQTSLFL; encoded by the coding sequence ATGGTCAAAGTAGCAACCCAGACACCGATTATCAGTCTCTTTTTGCTGGTTTTATCACTGGAAACATCTTTCATTCCTTCGATTGCTCTGAATCTTTCAGTAGTCGCATTTTGCATTCTCTTTATGCTCTATTACCGGCGATTTAAAGTATTGGCTTGGATGATTCTGCTCGCCATTTTGCCATCTTTGGCCAACTACTGGGCAGTTCAGTTACACGGAGATGCTTCGCAGGCAGTGATGCTTGGAACGAGGGCCTTTGTGACCGTTTGTATTGGTCTTGTCTTTGTTTCCTCTATTTCCCTAAAAGAGCTTCTTTTGTACTTGGCTCAAAAGGGGTTATCACGGTCTTGGGCTTATGCCTTGATTGTGGTATTCAATTCCTCCCCCCTTATTCAGCAAGAAATCAAGTCCCTCAAGGAAGCTTGCTTATTACGCGGTCAAGAACTACATTTTTGGTCGCCCTTGATTTATAGCAAGGTTCTGATGACAGTCTTTAGGTGGCGCCATCTTTACCTGAGAGCCCTGTCGGCGCATGGATATGACGAACATGCACAGGTGGAGAATCGCTATCGGACTTTTTATATTCCTCAAAGGACAATATTCATCTACCTGCTGTTCTTTTTATTACTTCAAACCAGTCTATTTTTATAA
- the tenA gene encoding thiaminase II yields the protein MEFTDIAMELSKEAWQASFHHPFVLQLQEGNLEPAIFRYYLIQDAYYLKAFSEAYHLLAEKTSNQEMKRLLEQNAQSLVEGELFIRQQFFKELEISDQEMEQHPIAPTCYHYISHIYRQFEEANLAIAFASLLPCPWLYHDIGKSLNLKPSPNHLYQQWIETYITDELEQQIKEESELVNRLYRESDETDKKKMLDAFHISVHMEAKFWEMAYQHQTWKSDLQSLEKGEE from the coding sequence ATGGAATTTACAGATATTGCGATGGAATTATCCAAGGAAGCTTGGCAGGCATCCTTTCATCATCCCTTTGTTTTACAGTTGCAAGAGGGGAATTTAGAACCTGCCATTTTCCGCTATTACCTGATTCAGGATGCCTACTATCTGAAGGCCTTCTCAGAAGCCTATCACCTCTTGGCTGAAAAAACTTCCAACCAAGAGATGAAGAGACTATTGGAACAAAATGCTCAGAGTCTAGTGGAGGGTGAGTTATTTATCCGCCAACAATTTTTCAAGGAATTGGAAATCAGCGACCAGGAAATGGAGCAACATCCAATCGCTCCAACCTGCTATCATTATATATCTCATATTTATCGGCAATTTGAAGAAGCAAATCTAGCCATCGCTTTTGCAAGTTTACTTCCTTGTCCTTGGTTATACCATGATATAGGCAAATCCCTTAATCTTAAACCATCACCAAATCATCTCTACCAACAATGGATTGAAACTTATATTACGGATGAACTCGAACAGCAAATAAAAGAAGAGTCTGAGCTAGTCAATCGACTTTATCGAGAAAGTGACGAGACAGACAAGAAAAAAATGCTAGATGCCTTTCATATTAGTGTTCATATGGAAGCTAAGTTTTGGGAAATGGCCTACCAACACCAGACATGGAAGAGTGATTTACAGTCTTTAGAAAAAGGGGAAGAATAG
- the thiW gene encoding energy coupling factor transporter S component ThiW codes for MRKHQLQVHKLTILSMMIALDVVLTPIFRIEGMAPMSSVVNILAGIMMGPVYALAMATVTAFIRMTTQGIPPLALTGATFGALLAGLFYKYGRKFYFSALGEILGTGIIGSIVSYPVMVLFTGSAAKLSWFIYTPRFFGATLIGTAISFIAFRFLIKQEFFKKVQGYFFAERID; via the coding sequence ATGAGAAAGCACCAATTACAAGTTCACAAATTAACCATTTTATCCATGATGATTGCCCTTGATGTAGTCCTTACACCTATCTTTCGGATTGAGGGAATGGCACCGATGTCCAGTGTAGTCAATATTCTAGCGGGAATCATGATGGGGCCTGTTTATGCCTTGGCTATGGCTACAGTGACAGCCTTTATCCGTATGACGACTCAAGGGATTCCGCCTTTAGCCCTCACAGGAGCGACTTTTGGAGCCCTTCTAGCAGGTCTCTTTTATAAGTATGGTCGAAAATTTTACTTTTCTGCCTTGGGAGAAATTTTGGGAACAGGTATTATTGGTTCTATTGTGTCCTATCCTGTTATGGTACTCTTTACAGGATCAGCAGCTAAGCTTAGCTGGTTTATCTATACTCCTCGATTTTTCGGAGCAACCTTGATTGGTACAGCAATTTCCTTTATTGCCTTTCGATTTTTAATCAAGCAGGAATTCTTTAAAAAAGTGCAGGGATATTTCTTTGCTGAAAGGATAGACTGA
- the thiE gene encoding thiamine phosphate synthase has product MNREALRLYLVTNRYQDSVESFLEKVETACRAGVTIVQLREKNLTTNQYYQLAKQVKEITDAYQVPLIIDDRLDVCLAVDAAGLHIGDDELPVSVARQVLGPDKILGVTAKTVKRAIEAEEGGANYLGTGAIFPTTTKENAPITLISTLKTICQRVVIPVVAIGGLTSENIDQLVGTGIAGVAVVRDLMQAEDIEAKTQAFLTKLDDIIS; this is encoded by the coding sequence ATGAATAGAGAAGCACTTAGATTGTATCTGGTAACCAATCGCTACCAAGATTCAGTGGAAAGTTTTCTTGAAAAGGTTGAGACGGCCTGCCGTGCAGGGGTTACCATAGTCCAATTACGAGAAAAAAATCTTACAACCAATCAATATTATCAACTGGCAAAGCAAGTCAAGGAAATAACAGATGCCTATCAGGTACCCCTGATAATCGATGATCGCTTGGATGTCTGTCTCGCGGTTGATGCTGCTGGTCTGCATATCGGAGACGATGAGCTACCAGTTTCGGTTGCCCGACAAGTCTTGGGTCCTGACAAAATACTTGGTGTCACAGCTAAAACTGTAAAAAGAGCCATCGAGGCAGAAGAAGGAGGGGCGAATTACTTGGGGACAGGAGCCATTTTCCCGACAACCACCAAGGAAAATGCGCCTATCACCCTGATTTCAACCTTAAAAACAATTTGTCAAAGGGTCGTCATTCCAGTAGTTGCTATCGGAGGCTTGACGTCAGAGAACATTGACCAGCTTGTTGGCACTGGTATAGCTGGTGTAGCTGTAGTGCGTGATCTAATGCAGGCAGAAGATATAGAGGCAAAAACGCAAGCCTTTTTAACAAAGCTAGATGACATTATTTCCTAA
- the thiD gene encoding bifunctional hydroxymethylpyrimidine kinase/phosphomethylpyrimidine kinase, which produces MTYLPVALTIAGTDPSGGAGIMADLKSFQARDVYGMAVVTSLVAQNTRGVQLIEHVSPQMLKAQLESVFSDIKPQAVKTGMLATTEIMEIIQPYLKKLDCPYVLDPVMVATSGDTLIDTSARTYLKTNLLPLATIITPNLPEAEEIVGFSIHNPEDMQRAGRLILKEFGPQSVVIKGGHLEGGAKDFLFTKDEQFVWESPRIQTCHTHGTGCTFAAVITAELAKGKSLYQAVDKAKAFITKAIQDAPQLGHGSGPVNHTSFKD; this is translated from the coding sequence ATGACTTATTTACCCGTTGCTTTGACCATTGCAGGGACTGACCCAAGTGGTGGTGCTGGCATTATGGCTGATTTGAAATCATTCCAAGCTAGAGATGTCTATGGAATGGCCGTTGTGACCAGCCTTGTCGCTCAAAATACCAGAGGTGTTCAGCTAATCGAGCACGTTTCTCCTCAAATGTTGAAAGCCCAATTGGAGAGTGTCTTTTCTGATATCAAGCCTCAGGCTGTAAAAACTGGGATGTTGGCAACTACTGAAATCATGGAAATCATCCAGCCCTATCTTAAAAAGCTGGATTGTCCCTACGTCCTTGACCCTGTTATGGTCGCTACGAGTGGAGACACCCTGATTGATACCAGTGCCAGAACCTACCTAAAAACAAACCTGCTTCCCCTTGCAACCATTATCACACCCAATCTTCCTGAGGCAGAAGAGATTGTTGGTTTCTCAATCCATAATCCCGAAGACATGCAACGTGCCGGTCGCCTGATTTTAAAAGAATTTGGTCCTCAGTCTGTTGTTATTAAAGGTGGGCATCTCGAAGGCGGTGCCAAGGATTTCCTCTTTACCAAGGATGAACAATTTGTCTGGGAAAGCCCACGAATTCAAACCTGTCACACCCATGGTACTGGGTGTACCTTTGCTGCAGTGATTACTGCTGAACTAGCCAAGGGCAAAAGTCTTTATCAAGCAGTTGATAAGGCCAAGGCCTTTATCACAAAAGCTATTCAAGACGCCCCTCAACTCGGTCATGGTTCTGGCCCAGTCAACCATACAAGTTTTAAAGATTAA
- a CDS encoding CopY/TcrY family copper transport repressor: MQISDAEWQVMKIIWMQGEQTSMDLIRVLAERFDWSKSTIQTLLARLVEKECLTRKKEGKSFVYSALLTLDQSRDLLVQDIKDKVCSRRIKNLLADLIAECDFTQADLEDLEAVISEKKSSAVTEVKCNCM, translated from the coding sequence ATGCAGATTTCAGATGCAGAATGGCAGGTCATGAAAATTATTTGGATGCAAGGAGAGCAGACCAGTATGGATTTGATCAGGGTTCTGGCGGAGCGGTTCGACTGGTCCAAGTCAACCATTCAAACTCTTTTGGCTCGTTTGGTTGAGAAAGAGTGTTTGACTCGGAAAAAAGAAGGCAAGTCTTTTGTCTATTCAGCACTTTTAACTTTGGACCAAAGTCGAGATTTGCTTGTCCAAGATATCAAGGACAAGGTTTGTTCTCGTAGGATTAAGAACTTGTTGGCTGATTTGATTGCTGAATGTGATTTTACTCAGGCTGACTTGGAAGACTTGGAAGCTGTGATTTCTGAGAAGAAATCAAGCGCTGTAACAGAAGTAAAATGTAATTGTATGTAA
- a CDS encoding cupredoxin domain-containing protein has product MLNIIVTIICIALIAFILFWFFKKPEKSGQKAQQKNGYQEIRVEVMGGYTPELIILKKSVPARIVFDRKDSSPCLDQIVFPDFGVHADLPMGEEYVVEITPEQAGEYGFSCGMNMMHGKMIVE; this is encoded by the coding sequence ATGTTGAATATTATTGTAACCATTATTTGTATTGCCCTTATCGCGTTTATCTTGTTCTGGTTTTTCAAAAAGCCTGAAAAATCTGGACAAAAGGCCCAGCAAAAAAACGGCTACCAAGAGATTCGAGTGGAGGTCATGGGGGGCTATACGCCTGAGTTGATTATCCTCAAGAAATCAGTGCCAGCCCGCATTGTCTTTGACCGTAAGGACTCTTCACCCTGTCTGGACCAAATTGTTTTTCCAGATTTTGGTGTACATGCGGACCTGCCAATGGGTGAAGAGTATGTAGTGGAAATCACGCCTGAGCAGGCTGGAGAGTATGGTTTCTCTTGTGGCATGAATATGATGCACGGCAAGATGATTGTAGAATAG
- a CDS encoding heavy metal translocating P-type ATPase has protein sequence MTEIVKASLENGVQKIRITADKGYHPAHIQLQKGVPAEITFHRVTPSNCYKEILFEEEGILEPIGVDEEKTIRFTPQELGQHEFSCGMKMQKGSYTVIEKTRKSLSLLQRFWVTSIFTVPLVILMIGMSTGGISHQVMRWGTFLATTPIMLVAGGPYIQSAWASFKKHNANMDTLVALGTLVAYFYSLVALFAGLPVYFESAAFIFFFVLMGAVFEEKMRKNTSQAVEKLLDLQAKTAEVLREDNYVQVPLEQVKVGDLIRVRPGEKIAVDGIVVEGVSSIDESMVTGESLPVDKTVGDTVIGSTINNSGTLVFRAEKVGSETVLAQIVDFVKKAQTSRAPIQDLTDKISGIFVPAVVILGIVTFWVWFVLLRDSVVVLGASFVSSLLYGVAVLIIACPCALGLATPTALMVGTGRSAKMGVLLKNGTVLQEIQKVQTIVFDKTGTLTEGKPVVTDIIGDEVEVLGLAASLEEASQHPLAEAVVKRASEAGLEFHTVENFQALHGKGVSGQINGKQVLLGNAKMLDGMDISSIYQEKLEELEKEAKTVVFLAVENEIKGLLALQDIPKENAKLAISQLKKRGLKTVMLTGDNAGVARAIADQIGIEEVIAGVLPEEKAHEIHKLQSVGKVAFVGDGINDAPALSVADVGIAMGAGTDIAIESADLVLTTNNLLGVVRAFDMSKKTFNRILLNLFWAFIYNVAGIPIAAGVFSGVGLALNPELAGLAMAFSSVSVLTSSLLLNFSKID, from the coding sequence ATGACTGAAATTGTAAAAGCAAGTCTTGAAAATGGTGTTCAAAAAATCCGTATCACGGCAGACAAAGGCTACCATCCAGCCCACATTCAACTGCAAAAAGGAGTTCCTGCTGAGATCACCTTTCACCGTGTAACACCTTCAAACTGTTATAAGGAAATTCTGTTTGAAGAAGAAGGCATCTTGGAACCAATCGGCGTAGACGAAGAGAAAACAATTCGATTTACACCTCAAGAATTAGGTCAACATGAATTTTCTTGTGGTATGAAGATGCAAAAGGGAAGTTATACAGTTATTGAGAAGACTCGAAAATCTTTATCACTTTTACAGCGTTTTTGGGTTACTAGTATCTTTACTGTGCCTCTTGTGATTCTCATGATTGGGATGTCGACAGGAGGAATTAGTCACCAAGTCATGCGTTGGGGCACCTTTTTAGCCACAACACCGATTATGCTAGTAGCAGGTGGTCCTTATATCCAAAGTGCTTGGGCTAGTTTTAAAAAGCACAATGCCAACATGGATACCTTGGTTGCTCTGGGAACCCTAGTGGCCTATTTCTATAGCTTAGTTGCCCTCTTCGCTGGCCTCCCCGTTTACTTTGAAAGTGCTGCCTTTATCTTCTTCTTCGTTCTTATGGGAGCCGTTTTTGAGGAGAAAATGCGGAAAAATACTTCCCAAGCTGTGGAGAAATTACTTGACTTGCAGGCTAAAACTGCAGAAGTCTTGCGTGAGGATAACTATGTTCAAGTCCCTTTGGAGCAAGTCAAGGTAGGTGACTTGATTCGAGTGCGTCCCGGTGAAAAGATTGCGGTTGATGGTATTGTAGTGGAAGGTGTGTCTAGCATTGATGAATCCATGGTGACTGGTGAGAGTCTGCCTGTGGACAAGACAGTTGGAGATACCGTCATTGGTTCAACCATCAATAATAGTGGAACACTTGTTTTTAGAGCAGAAAAAGTTGGTTCAGAGACTGTTTTGGCTCAGATTGTGGATTTTGTGAAGAAAGCTCAGACAAGTCGTGCGCCGATTCAGGACTTGACGGATAAAATTTCAGGCATTTTTGTCCCAGCCGTTGTCATTTTAGGGATTGTGACCTTTTGGGTTTGGTTCGTCTTGCTCAGGGATAGTGTAGTTGTGCTTGGAGCGAGCTTTGTGTCTTCGCTTCTCTATGGAGTAGCAGTTCTGATTATTGCCTGCCCTTGTGCCTTGGGACTTGCAACACCGACAGCCCTTATGGTGGGGACAGGTCGCAGTGCCAAGATGGGAGTTCTCCTCAAAAATGGAACGGTTCTACAGGAAATCCAGAAAGTCCAAACTATTGTCTTTGATAAAACAGGAACTTTGACTGAAGGGAAACCTGTGGTCACAGATATCATCGGCGACGAAGTAGAAGTGCTTGGATTGGCAGCTTCCTTGGAAGAAGCTTCTCAACACCCACTGGCTGAAGCCGTTGTGAAACGAGCGAGTGAAGCTGGACTTGAGTTTCACACTGTGGAAAATTTCCAAGCCTTGCACGGAAAAGGTGTTTCAGGGCAAATCAATGGAAAACAAGTTTTGCTTGGAAATGCTAAAATGCTGGATGGCATGGATATTTCTAGCATTTATCAAGAAAAACTAGAAGAATTGGAAAAAGAAGCTAAGACAGTTGTGTTCTTAGCTGTTGAGAATGAAATCAAAGGCTTGCTTGCTTTGCAAGATATTCCTAAGGAAAACGCTAAGCTTGCCATCAGTCAGTTGAAAAAACGAGGTCTTAAAACAGTCATGCTGACAGGAGACAATGCTGGTGTGGCGCGTGCAATTGCCGATCAGATCGGAATCGAAGAGGTTATTGCAGGTGTCTTACCAGAAGAAAAAGCCCATGAAATCCATAAACTGCAATCAGTTGGAAAAGTAGCCTTTGTTGGGGACGGTATCAATGACGCTCCTGCCCTCAGTGTAGCAGATGTGGGGATTGCTATGGGAGCTGGAACAGATATTGCCATCGAGTCAGCAGATTTGGTGTTGACAACTAATAACCTCCTAGGAGTGGTTCGTGCCTTTGACATGAGTAAGAAAACCTTTAATCGAATTCTGCTCAATCTTTTCTGGGCCTTTATCTACAATGTCGCCGGAATTCCGATTGCAGCAGGAGTCTTTTCAGGTGTTGGACTGGCTCTCAACCCAGAACTGGCAGGTCTAGCCATGGCCTTTAGTTCTGTATCTGTTCTGACTAGTTCCCTTCTCTTAAACTTTAGTAAAATAGATTAA
- the spxB gene encoding pyruvate oxidase, with the protein MTQGKITASAAMLNVLKTWGVDTIYGIPSGTLSSLMDALAEDKDIRFLQVRHEETGALAAVMQAKFGGSIGVAVGSGGPGATHLINGVYDAAMDNTPFLAILGSRPVNELNMDAFQELNQNPMYNGIAVYNKRVAYAEQLPKVIDEACRAAVSKKGPAVVEIPVNFGFQEIDENSYYGSGSYERSFIAPALNEVEIDKAVEILNNAERPVIYAGYGGVKAGEVITELSRKIKAPIITTGKNFEAFEWNYEGLTGSAYRVGWKPANEVVFEADTVLFLGSNFPFAEVYEAFKNTEKFIQVDIDPYKLGKRHALDASILGDAGQAAKAILDKVNPVESTPWWRANVKNNQNWRDYMNKLEGKTEGELQLYQVYNAINKHADQDAIYSIDVGDTTQTSTRHLHMTPKNMWRTSPLFATMGIALPGGIAAKKDNPDRQVWNIMGDGAFNMCYPDVITNVQYDLPVINVVFSNGKYAFIKDKYEDTNKHLFGCDFPNADYAKIAEAQGAVGFTVDRIEDIDAVVAEAVKLSKEGKTVVIDARITPHRPLPVEVLELDPKLHSEEAIKAFKEKYEAEELVPFRLFLEEEGLQSRAIK; encoded by the coding sequence ATGACTCAAGGGAAAATTACTGCATCTGCAGCAATGCTTAATGTATTGAAAACATGGGGCGTAGACACTATCTACGGTATCCCATCAGGAACACTCAGCTCATTGATGGATGCTTTGGCTGAAGACAAAGACATCCGCTTCTTGCAAGTTCGCCACGAAGAAACAGGTGCTCTTGCAGCGGTTATGCAAGCTAAATTCGGCGGCTCAATCGGGGTTGCAGTTGGTTCAGGTGGTCCAGGTGCGACTCACTTGATTAACGGTGTTTACGATGCAGCTATGGATAACACTCCATTCCTAGCAATCCTTGGATCACGTCCAGTTAACGAACTCAACATGGATGCTTTCCAAGAATTGAACCAAAACCCAATGTACAACGGTATCGCTGTATATAACAAACGTGTAGCTTACGCTGAGCAATTGCCAAAAGTTATTGACGAAGCTTGCCGTGCTGCAGTTTCTAAAAAAGGTCCAGCTGTTGTTGAAATCCCAGTAAACTTCGGTTTCCAAGAAATCGACGAAAACTCATACTATGGATCAGGTTCATACGAGCGTTCATTCATCGCTCCTGCTTTGAACGAAGTTGAAATCGACAAAGCTGTTGAAATCTTGAACAATGCTGAACGTCCAGTTATCTATGCTGGTTACGGTGGTGTGAAAGCTGGTGAAGTGATCACTGAATTGTCACGTAAAATCAAAGCACCAATCATCACAACTGGTAAAAACTTTGAAGCTTTCGAATGGAACTATGAAGGTTTGACAGGTTCTGCTTACCGTGTTGGTTGGAAACCAGCCAACGAAGTGGTCTTTGAAGCAGACACAGTTCTTTTCCTTGGTTCAAACTTCCCATTTGCTGAAGTTTACGAAGCATTCAAGAACACTGAAAAATTCATCCAAGTCGATATCGACCCTTACAAACTTGGTAAACGTCACGCCCTTGACGCTTCAATCCTTGGTGACGCAGGTCAAGCAGCTAAAGCTATCCTTGACAAAGTGAACCCAGTTGAATCTACTCCATGGTGGCGTGCAAACGTTAAGAACAACCAAAACTGGCGTGATTACATGAACAAACTCGAAGGTAAAACTGAGGGTGAATTGCAATTGTATCAAGTTTACAATGCAATCAACAAACATGCTGATCAAGACGCTATCTACTCAATCGACGTAGGTGACACTACTCAAACATCTACTCGTCACCTTCACATGACACCTAAGAACATGTGGCGTACATCTCCACTCTTTGCGACAATGGGTATTGCCCTTCCTGGTGGTATCGCTGCTAAGAAAGACAATCCAGATCGCCAAGTATGGAACATCATGGGTGACGGTGCATTCAACATGTGCTACCCAGACGTTATCACAAACGTTCAATACGACCTTCCAGTTATCAACGTTGTCTTCTCAAATGGTAAATATGCCTTCATCAAGGACAAATACGAAGACACAAACAAACACTTGTTTGGTTGTGACTTCCCTAATGCTGACTATGCGAAAATCGCTGAAGCTCAAGGAGCTGTTGGATTTACAGTTGACCGTATCGAAGACATCGATGCAGTTGTTGCAGAAGCTGTTAAATTGAGCAAAGAAGGTAAAACTGTTGTTATCGATGCTCGCATCACTCCACACCGTCCACTTCCAGTAGAAGTACTTGAATTGGATCCAAAACTTCACTCAGAAGAAGCAATCAAAGCCTTCAAGGAAAAATACGAAGCAGAAGAACTCGTACCATTCCGCCTCTTCTTGGAAGAAGAAGGTTTGCAATCACGCGCAATTAAATAA
- a CDS encoding VOC family protein — MNLNQLDIIVSDVPQVCADLERILDKKSDYVDDSFAQFTIGNHCLMLSQNHLIPLEVFQSGIILHIEVEDVDQNYKRLNELGIQVLNGPTVTDWGTESLLVKGPAGLVLDFYRMK, encoded by the coding sequence ATGAATTTAAATCAATTAGATATTATCGTTTCAGATGTTCCCCAAGTCTGTGCTGACTTGGAGCGTATTTTGGATAAAAAGTCCGATTATGTTGATGACAGTTTTGCTCAGTTTACGATTGGCAATCACTGTCTGATGTTGTCCCAAAATCATTTGATTCCTTTGGAAGTTTTTCAGTCAGGAATCATTCTTCATATCGAGGTTGAGGATGTAGACCAGAACTACAAACGGTTGAACGAGCTTGGTATACAGGTTTTAAACGGTCCAACTGTAACCGATTGGGGAACAGAGTCCTTATTAGTTAAAGGTCCTGCTGGTCTAGTGCTTGATTTTTATCGTATGAAATAA